In Geopsychrobacter electrodiphilus DSM 16401, a single window of DNA contains:
- a CDS encoding entericidin A/B family lipoprotein — MKRILALLLIAAVLCISGCETFRGFGKDVQKAGGWMQEKAK, encoded by the coding sequence ATGAAAAGAATTCTGGCACTACTTTTAATCGCCGCCGTTCTCTGTATTTCCGGCTGTGAGACATTTCGCGGCTTTGGCAAAGACGTCCAAAAAGCCGGGGGCTGGATGCAGGAAAAGGCCAAGTAA
- a CDS encoding helix-turn-helix transcriptional regulator has translation MDDEKKILMSAQFAQQRGRMIENIYSTIADPDNWRTVISELAATTDSRSARLLVMNADATHVSSSFKHNIDENYHRQYVEHYVNACPWRPEMRQKRPGRFYSSYLHFSCPQPNFYHTEFYNDWAGPQDIHHGAAGTVYQDSGQAVQLMVQRTQRQGHYTETDTAFLNELVPHLQQAFQLARQVEDSHARAQAIEIAAGAEILPFILLDYALRPIHCTSVAEALINAESTLVLTKERLRLSDREHDQRLQRLLRTCLAAADSRTFQTTGGTLAVPRAQGANLHLRVKPVHPDVPLWSGRPAGYVAVYVYDPEAGISIDREGLSELYALSKAEIRVAIEILATPDPAEVARRCFISLHTVRSHLKAIFAKTAVNNQAELVKLLLAGSVRQR, from the coding sequence ATGGATGACGAAAAAAAAATACTGATGTCCGCTCAGTTTGCGCAACAGCGTGGACGTATGATCGAAAATATTTATTCGACCATCGCTGATCCTGATAATTGGCGCACAGTAATCAGCGAGCTGGCCGCGACGACCGATTCGCGTTCGGCCCGCCTGTTGGTCATGAATGCCGATGCCACCCATGTCAGCTCCAGCTTCAAACATAATATCGATGAAAATTATCATCGGCAGTACGTCGAGCATTATGTAAACGCTTGCCCCTGGCGGCCCGAGATGCGTCAAAAGCGGCCGGGCCGCTTCTATTCGAGCTATCTCCACTTCAGTTGCCCTCAGCCCAACTTTTATCACACCGAATTCTATAACGATTGGGCCGGCCCACAAGATATCCACCATGGCGCGGCGGGCACCGTTTATCAGGATTCCGGTCAAGCGGTGCAGTTGATGGTGCAGCGCACCCAGCGGCAGGGACACTACACGGAAACAGATACCGCTTTTTTAAACGAGCTTGTCCCGCATCTGCAACAAGCATTTCAGCTCGCCAGGCAGGTCGAGGACAGCCATGCCCGGGCTCAGGCGATCGAAATTGCTGCCGGGGCTGAAATACTGCCCTTTATTTTATTGGATTACGCGTTGCGCCCCATTCACTGCACTTCGGTGGCTGAAGCGCTGATCAACGCGGAATCCACCCTGGTGCTCACCAAAGAGCGCTTGCGGCTTTCCGACCGCGAGCATGACCAACGCCTGCAGCGCTTGTTGAGGACATGTTTGGCCGCCGCCGATTCACGGACCTTTCAGACCACGGGCGGAACGCTTGCGGTGCCGCGCGCCCAGGGCGCAAATCTTCACCTGCGGGTGAAACCTGTTCATCCAGATGTTCCGCTCTGGAGCGGCCGGCCGGCCGGGTATGTTGCGGTTTATGTGTACGACCCCGAGGCCGGAATTTCTATCGATCGAGAAGGACTGAGCGAACTCTATGCTTTGTCCAAAGCTGAAATCCGCGTGGCCATCGAAATCCTCGCTACGCCCGATCCCGCTGAAGTGGCAAGACGCTGCTTTATAAGTTTGCACACCGTGCGTTCGCATCTTAAGGCGATCTTTGCCAAAACCGCTGTGAATAACCAGGCTGAACTGGTCAAACTTTTGCTGGCCGGCTCCGTCCGACAACGCTAG
- a CDS encoding alpha/beta fold hydrolase — protein sequence MSTRTTSSPLCSLSSHDQIPLACECRGQGEPLLLFIHGWTCRRSYWRPQLDHFSQNYSVAALDLPGHGDSGRGDRVRWGVTSFAADVASCVRALNAETVILIGHSMGGAVALEAARRVGTALAGVVLVDTFAIDYGGLSAETVQAFTAPFEADFPGAIAWLIEQTSTPATPQNLKQQLIREMAAADPAWALPAWHDLLSWSPQAAFEELQIPIHAINGGLIPEAARNRCAPFMTETVIPAAGHFLHMEDPTGFNHELEEVLVSRLVHSADL from the coding sequence ATGAGCACTCGAACGACGTCTTCCCCCCTTTGTTCCTTATCCTCCCATGACCAGATACCGCTCGCTTGCGAGTGTCGCGGTCAGGGCGAACCGCTCCTGTTGTTTATCCACGGCTGGACCTGCCGGCGTTCCTACTGGCGGCCGCAACTTGACCACTTCAGTCAAAACTATTCCGTCGCGGCGCTTGACCTGCCTGGACATGGCGATTCCGGACGCGGTGATCGAGTGCGCTGGGGCGTAACCTCCTTTGCCGCCGACGTCGCTTCCTGTGTCAGGGCGTTGAACGCTGAAACGGTCATCCTGATCGGACATTCCATGGGCGGCGCCGTTGCTCTGGAGGCCGCCCGCCGGGTGGGCACGGCCCTGGCCGGAGTGGTCCTGGTGGACACTTTCGCCATCGACTACGGCGGGTTATCTGCCGAAACAGTGCAAGCTTTCACCGCGCCCTTTGAGGCGGATTTCCCAGGCGCCATAGCCTGGCTGATTGAACAGACCTCAACGCCGGCAACGCCACAGAACCTTAAACAACAATTGATTCGCGAAATGGCTGCGGCCGATCCGGCCTGGGCCCTGCCGGCATGGCACGACCTCCTCTCCTGGAGCCCCCAAGCCGCCTTCGAAGAACTCCAGATCCCGATCCACGCCATAAACGGCGGTTTGATTCCGGAAGCGGCACGAAACCGTTGCGCCCCCTTCATGACTGAGACGGTTATCCCTGCGGCCGGACACTTTCTGCACATGGAAGATCCGACCGGGTTCAACCATGAACTGGAGGAAGTGCTCGTGTCTCGTTTGGTTCATTCAGCAGACCTTTAA
- the dapB gene encoding 4-hydroxy-tetrahydrodipicolinate reductase, which yields MTRIVVTGAAGRMGGRIITLISETDGLQVTGAVEMAGHPKLGDDAGYVAGCGDLGVKICDSLETALKNSDLLIDFTFPQVSLQNAAICARLGKAMVVGSTGFTPDERQQLAEFAHQTPIVFAPNMSVGVNVCFKLLKDLARTLGDGFDVEIVELHHNKKKDSPSGTAVRMGEVVAEALGRDYNQVANYHREGMCGERSQAEIGMQTVRGGDIVGEHTVYFIGMGERIELTHRAMSRDMFARGAIRAAGWLKGKSAGMYDMQDVLELK from the coding sequence ATGACCAGAATCGTTGTCACCGGCGCCGCCGGGCGCATGGGCGGACGGATCATCACGCTCATCTCTGAAACTGACGGGTTGCAGGTTACGGGTGCGGTCGAGATGGCCGGCCACCCGAAACTCGGCGATGATGCCGGCTATGTCGCTGGCTGTGGTGACCTGGGCGTCAAAATCTGCGACTCCCTTGAAACAGCCCTCAAGAATTCAGATTTACTGATCGATTTCACTTTTCCACAGGTCAGCCTGCAGAATGCGGCCATCTGCGCCCGCCTCGGCAAGGCGATGGTGGTTGGCTCGACCGGGTTCACCCCTGACGAACGTCAGCAACTCGCAGAGTTCGCCCACCAGACCCCGATCGTCTTCGCGCCGAACATGAGCGTCGGGGTTAACGTCTGTTTCAAACTGCTCAAGGATCTGGCCAGGACCCTGGGAGACGGCTTCGACGTTGAAATTGTCGAACTCCATCACAATAAAAAGAAAGATTCTCCGAGCGGCACCGCGGTACGCATGGGTGAGGTCGTTGCCGAAGCCTTGGGCCGCGACTACAACCAGGTCGCTAACTACCATCGCGAAGGGATGTGTGGCGAACGCAGTCAAGCCGAGATCGGCATGCAGACCGTCCGTGGCGGTGATATTGTCGGAGAACACACGGTGTACTTCATCGGTATGGGGGAGCGAATTGAGCTGACCCACCGCGCCATGAGCCGTGACATGTTTGCCCGCGGCGCTATCCGTGCGGCCGGCTGGCTCAAGGGCAAATCGGCAGGCATGTACGACATGCAGGATGTTCTTGAATTAAAATAA
- a CDS encoding MBL fold metallo-hydrolase, giving the protein MTEQNLFCIDLDQPSLPGFRQFISSWCWQTAGKRLLIDPGPLSTIPHLLKSLQAAGVDRLDYILLTHIHIDHAGGTGELLKYFPEARVFVHPEGVRHMIEPTKLWQGSLKVLGKTAEAYGEIIPVPADKIGFSEWIGETGIRSYLTPGHAVHHCCYLADDLLFAGEVAGVRARIDNGIYMRPATPPRFILEVALDSLQRMIELAPKRMIFAHYGLVDEALTHLKIGKGQLQLWVRGAAATQGLEAEVRVEAFFNWLLERDPNYARIDQLAPDLLVREREFLGNTLRGMAEYIGSLSDAERRALAA; this is encoded by the coding sequence ATGACTGAGCAGAACCTCTTCTGCATCGACCTGGATCAACCGAGCCTGCCCGGCTTTCGCCAATTCATCAGCAGCTGGTGCTGGCAGACCGCCGGCAAGCGCCTGCTCATTGATCCCGGCCCGCTCTCGACCATCCCACACCTGCTCAAGAGCCTGCAGGCGGCCGGTGTGGACAGGCTCGATTACATCCTGCTGACCCATATTCATATCGATCATGCCGGGGGGACCGGCGAACTACTGAAATACTTCCCCGAAGCGCGGGTTTTTGTCCACCCGGAAGGGGTGCGACACATGATCGAACCGACCAAGCTGTGGCAGGGTTCGCTCAAGGTCCTCGGCAAGACCGCCGAAGCCTATGGTGAAATCATCCCGGTTCCGGCCGACAAAATCGGGTTTTCCGAATGGATCGGAGAAACCGGCATTCGCAGCTATCTGACCCCCGGACATGCCGTGCATCACTGCTGCTACCTTGCAGACGATCTGTTGTTTGCCGGAGAAGTCGCCGGGGTGCGAGCCAGGATCGACAATGGGATCTACATGCGCCCCGCAACGCCACCGCGTTTTATCCTCGAGGTCGCGCTCGATTCGTTGCAACGCATGATCGAGCTGGCGCCGAAGCGCATGATCTTTGCCCATTACGGACTGGTCGACGAGGCCCTCACCCACCTGAAGATCGGCAAGGGTCAGTTGCAGCTCTGGGTGCGCGGAGCTGCCGCCACCCAAGGGCTGGAAGCCGAAGTCCGGGTGGAAGCATTTTTCAACTGGCTGCTTGAACGGGATCCCAACTATGCCCGAATTGACCAACTTGCGCCCGACCTGCTGGTCCGCGAGCGCGAATTTCTCGGCAACACGTTGCGCGGCATGGCCGAATATATCGGTAGCCTGAGTGACGCCGAACGCCGGGCGCTGGCGGCCTAG
- a CDS encoding glycogen/starch/alpha-glucan phosphorylase translates to MDVKTLRKTFEASLTDLPPVGMDVYSLVEDFRRYYSHTLGRDRHCQSAHYAYEALVLSLRDRLMERWKNTRYGYEAADAGHAYYLSLEFLMGRALGNAALNLGLDEETELAVSCLGMELEDLVENEQDAGLGNGGLGRLAACFLDSCATLQLPVTGYGLRYEYGMFRQEIVAGEQVEGPDHWLREGNAWELERHEYTQRVRFEGHTEWRRNNVGRKHAHWVDSHDVLAVPYDVPVPGYQNGTVNTLRLWKACATDEFDLGEFNAGLYPESVSAKNTAEQITLVLYPNDASESGKELRLRQQYFLASASLQDVVARWVGKHGGDFSDFADKNRFQLNDTHPSCAVPELMRLLMDEQGLEWDDAWRITSATMAYTNHTLLPEALERWPVPIFARLLPRLLEIVFEINARFLAEVARRWPGDTERQRRLSIIEEGPQPQVRMAYLAIVGSFSVNGVASLHSRLLTEGLFNDFFVLWPHKFNNKTNGVTPRRWLAWCNPGLSGLITTIVGPDWVADLSLLAGLAPQASDADFRGHWREVKLQNKRRLAQLVKADCGVVFNLEAIFDVQVKRIHEYKRQLLNLLHVIHLYDRLKRGDTENWTPRCVLIGGKAAPGYFLAKRIIKLINNVAAVINADPVTDGRLRLAFLPNYRVSAMEIIAPGADLSEQISTAGKEASGTGNMKFMMNGALTIGTLDGANVEILEEVGEENFFLFGLTADKVEGLRSHYDPAAIIAADTDLNRVMQLLECGYFNQFEFGIFDPILQTIRSPNDPWMTAADFRSYVEAQQRVAEAYKDEEHWTKMSILNTAASGRFSSDRTIAEYNRDIWKLEPIPPQNGTL, encoded by the coding sequence ATGGACGTAAAAACCCTACGCAAAACATTTGAAGCGAGCCTGACCGACCTGCCGCCGGTGGGCATGGATGTCTATAGTCTGGTGGAAGATTTCCGGCGATATTATTCACACACCCTGGGCCGCGACCGTCACTGTCAGTCGGCCCATTATGCCTACGAGGCGCTGGTGCTGAGTTTGCGGGATCGGCTGATGGAACGCTGGAAGAATACCCGTTATGGCTACGAAGCCGCTGACGCCGGGCATGCTTACTACCTGTCCCTTGAGTTTTTGATGGGTCGCGCTTTGGGAAATGCTGCTCTCAACCTCGGGCTCGATGAGGAGACGGAACTGGCCGTGAGTTGTCTGGGGATGGAGTTGGAGGATCTGGTCGAGAACGAACAGGATGCCGGACTGGGAAATGGCGGGTTGGGACGACTTGCTGCCTGTTTTCTGGACAGTTGTGCCACCCTGCAGTTACCTGTCACGGGATATGGGCTGCGTTATGAGTACGGCATGTTCCGTCAGGAAATTGTCGCTGGTGAGCAGGTCGAAGGGCCGGATCACTGGCTGCGTGAAGGGAACGCCTGGGAGCTGGAACGTCATGAGTATACTCAGCGGGTGCGTTTTGAGGGTCATACCGAATGGCGGCGGAATAATGTCGGCAGAAAACATGCCCATTGGGTGGATAGCCATGACGTATTGGCGGTCCCCTATGACGTTCCGGTGCCAGGTTACCAGAATGGCACCGTAAACACCTTACGCCTGTGGAAGGCTTGCGCGACCGATGAATTCGATCTCGGCGAGTTCAATGCCGGGCTCTACCCTGAGTCTGTCTCGGCCAAGAACACGGCTGAACAGATTACCCTGGTGCTCTACCCCAATGACGCCAGCGAGAGCGGAAAAGAACTGCGTCTGCGTCAGCAATACTTTCTCGCCTCGGCGAGCCTGCAGGATGTTGTGGCGCGCTGGGTCGGCAAGCACGGCGGCGATTTTTCAGACTTTGCGGACAAGAACCGCTTTCAGCTCAATGATACTCACCCGAGTTGTGCTGTGCCCGAACTGATGCGACTGCTTATGGACGAGCAGGGTCTGGAGTGGGATGACGCCTGGCGTATCACCAGCGCGACCATGGCCTACACCAATCACACCCTGCTTCCCGAGGCCTTAGAGCGTTGGCCGGTCCCGATTTTTGCCCGCCTGCTGCCACGTCTGCTGGAGATCGTCTTCGAAATCAACGCCCGCTTCCTGGCCGAGGTGGCCCGGCGCTGGCCCGGGGATACTGAGCGGCAGAGGCGGCTGTCGATCATTGAGGAGGGTCCGCAGCCGCAGGTGCGCATGGCCTATCTGGCCATCGTCGGCAGTTTCTCGGTCAACGGTGTCGCCAGTCTCCACTCGCGACTGCTTACCGAGGGGCTGTTCAATGACTTTTTTGTGCTCTGGCCGCACAAGTTTAACAACAAGACCAATGGCGTCACCCCGCGTCGCTGGCTGGCCTGGTGCAACCCGGGGCTCTCCGGGCTGATCACCACAATCGTCGGCCCAGACTGGGTCGCAGACCTTTCCCTATTGGCCGGTCTCGCTCCGCAGGCCTCAGATGCCGACTTTCGCGGTCACTGGCGTGAGGTGAAGTTACAGAACAAACGCCGGTTGGCACAGCTTGTTAAGGCAGATTGTGGTGTGGTTTTTAACCTTGAGGCCATCTTTGACGTACAGGTCAAACGGATCCATGAATATAAACGCCAATTACTCAATCTGCTGCACGTTATTCATCTCTACGATCGTCTTAAACGTGGTGATACTGAAAACTGGACTCCGCGCTGTGTCCTGATTGGTGGCAAGGCCGCCCCCGGCTATTTTCTGGCGAAGCGGATCATCAAGCTGATCAACAACGTCGCGGCTGTTATCAATGCGGACCCTGTAACCGATGGTCGCCTGCGCCTGGCTTTTTTGCCGAACTATAGAGTCTCGGCGATGGAGATCATCGCCCCGGGGGCCGACCTCTCGGAGCAGATTTCTACCGCTGGCAAGGAAGCCTCCGGCACGGGGAACATGAAGTTTATGATGAACGGCGCCTTGACTATCGGCACTCTTGACGGGGCCAATGTCGAGATTCTGGAGGAGGTCGGTGAGGAGAATTTTTTCCTCTTTGGCCTGACGGCCGATAAGGTGGAGGGGTTGCGCAGTCATTACGATCCCGCCGCTATCATCGCCGCCGATACCGATCTAAACCGGGTGATGCAGCTGCTTGAGTGCGGATACTTCAACCAGTTTGAGTTTGGTATCTTTGATCCGATCCTGCAGACGATCCGCAGCCCCAATGACCCCTGGATGACCGCGGCCGACTTTCGCAGCTATGTTGAGGCGCAGCAACGTGTTGCCGAGGCTTATAAGGATGAGGAACACTGGACGAAGATGAGCATTCTTAATACTGCCGCCAGTGGCCGGTTCTCAAGCGATCGAACGATTGCGGAATATAATCGGGATATCTGGAAACTGGAGCCTATACCACCGCAGAATGGAACTCTTTGA
- a CDS encoding glutathione S-transferase N-terminal domain-containing protein yields the protein MIDLYYWTTPNGHKITIFLEEAGLEYRIHPINIGAGDQFKPEFLKISPNNKIPAIVDQDPLDKGEPLALFESGAILLYLAEKTGKFLPVAPRARHQVQQWLMWQMGGFGPMLGQNHHFSQYAPEKIPYAIERYQKESERLYGVLDDQLTRSEFVAGDYSVADMAIYPWVVSHEKQGISLADFPQVRRWFELISQRPAVVEAYRKGSEINSAKTVDDKAKAILFGQGRR from the coding sequence ATGATCGATCTCTATTATTGGACAACCCCGAATGGGCACAAGATAACAATTTTTCTGGAAGAAGCCGGACTGGAATATCGTATCCACCCGATAAATATCGGTGCTGGTGACCAGTTCAAACCCGAATTTCTGAAAATTTCACCAAATAACAAGATTCCAGCTATTGTCGATCAGGATCCCCTCGACAAAGGTGAGCCGCTGGCGCTTTTCGAGTCGGGGGCGATCCTGCTTTATTTGGCTGAAAAAACAGGTAAATTTCTCCCCGTAGCGCCACGAGCACGGCATCAGGTTCAACAATGGCTCATGTGGCAGATGGGTGGCTTCGGGCCAATGCTCGGCCAGAACCATCATTTCAGTCAGTATGCTCCCGAAAAAATCCCTTACGCCATCGAGCGCTATCAGAAAGAGAGCGAACGTCTCTACGGAGTTCTCGATGACCAACTGACCAGGTCGGAATTCGTTGCGGGAGATTATTCGGTGGCGGACATGGCGATCTACCCCTGGGTGGTATCCCACGAAAAACAGGGGATCAGTCTCGCCGACTTTCCTCAGGTCAGGCGCTGGTTCGAACTGATCAGTCAAAGACCGGCGGTGGTCGAGGCTTATCGCAAGGGGAGTGAAATCAATTCGGCCAAAACTGTTGATGACAAGGCGAAGGCGATACTTTTCGGGCAGGGGCGGCGCTGA
- the dapA gene encoding 4-hydroxy-tetrahydrodipicolinate synthase has translation MIKGSMVAIITPFDKAGNFDEESYRQLIEFQIENGTDVIVPCGTTGESATLSFDEHPRVIKACIEQVNKRIPVVAGTGANNTAEAIHLSQNAKEMGADGLLLVCPYYNKPSQEGIYLHYKKLAEEVALPQVLYNVPGRTGVNITAATTIRLAEISNIVAIKEASGDLTQASEIIKCAGDKIDVVSGDDFLTFPMMACGAKGVISVTANIAPAQVKQMVTAVQNGDYVTARKLHLDLLELHQAMFIEANPVPVKTSASLMGMCTKDVRLPLCEMQPANFVKLQAVLKKFNLI, from the coding sequence ATGATCAAGGGTTCAATGGTCGCCATCATCACCCCCTTCGACAAGGCCGGGAACTTCGATGAAGAGAGTTACCGTCAGTTGATCGAATTTCAGATCGAGAACGGCACTGACGTTATTGTCCCCTGCGGGACCACGGGCGAATCGGCCACCTTAAGCTTTGACGAGCACCCGCGCGTTATCAAGGCCTGCATTGAACAGGTCAATAAACGCATCCCGGTTGTCGCCGGTACCGGTGCCAACAACACCGCAGAAGCCATTCATCTCTCCCAGAACGCCAAAGAGATGGGAGCCGACGGCCTGCTGCTGGTTTGTCCCTACTACAATAAACCTTCTCAGGAAGGAATCTATCTCCACTATAAGAAATTGGCTGAAGAAGTGGCCCTGCCGCAGGTGCTGTACAACGTCCCCGGCCGCACCGGGGTCAACATTACCGCTGCCACTACCATCCGTCTGGCTGAGATCAGCAACATCGTCGCCATCAAGGAAGCCTCCGGCGACCTGACCCAGGCGAGTGAAATCATCAAATGTGCCGGGGACAAGATTGATGTCGTCTCGGGTGATGATTTTCTGACCTTTCCGATGATGGCCTGCGGGGCCAAAGGCGTCATCTCGGTCACCGCCAATATCGCTCCGGCGCAAGTCAAGCAGATGGTCACGGCAGTCCAGAATGGCGATTATGTGACCGCACGTAAGCTTCACCTGGATCTGCTCGAACTGCATCAGGCGATGTTCATTGAGGCCAATCCGGTCCCGGTCAAAACCTCAGCCAGCCTGATGGGCATGTGCACTAAAGATGTGCGCCTGCCACTGTGCGAAATGCAGCCCGCCAATTTCGTAAAACTTCAGGCCGTCCTGAAGAAATTCAACCTGATCTAA
- a CDS encoding LL-diaminopimelate aminotransferase, translating to MARINDNYLKLQAGYLFPEIGRRVKEFTTANPEAKVIRLGIGDVTRPLVPAVVAAFHAGVDDMSRGESFHGYGPEQGYDWLCDLIIKKSYNPLGVELKTGEMFISDGSKCDSANILDIFDLGNKVAIGDPVYPVYNDTNVMIGRTGQMNAKGYYEGLVYMPCTQENGFTPEIPTEKVDVIYLCSPNNPTGTVATRKQLQAWVEYALKNEAVIFFDAAYEAYITEAGVPHSIYEIEGAKKCAIEFRSFSKTAGFTGVRCGLTVVPEELMGTTAKGEKFSFNKLWNRRQCTKFNGVSYPVQKAAAAVYSDEGWAQVKEIIDYYMDNARIIREGLSKAGIICFGGINAPYIWLRTPEGMTSWDFFDKLLSECHVVGTPGSGFGPSGEGYFRLSAFGDNEKVSEAVTRIVKKWGK from the coding sequence ATGGCACGGATTAACGACAATTATCTTAAACTGCAGGCCGGATATCTCTTCCCCGAGATCGGCCGTCGGGTTAAGGAGTTTACCACGGCCAATCCAGAAGCCAAGGTCATCCGATTGGGGATCGGCGATGTAACCAGGCCGCTGGTCCCGGCTGTAGTGGCGGCCTTCCACGCCGGCGTCGATGATATGTCCAGGGGGGAGAGCTTTCACGGCTACGGCCCCGAGCAAGGGTACGACTGGCTGTGCGATCTTATCATTAAAAAATCGTACAACCCCCTCGGCGTCGAGTTAAAAACGGGTGAGATGTTTATCTCCGACGGCTCCAAGTGCGACAGCGCCAACATCCTCGACATCTTCGATCTGGGCAACAAGGTAGCGATTGGTGACCCGGTCTACCCGGTCTACAACGATACCAACGTCATGATCGGCCGCACCGGTCAGATGAACGCCAAGGGTTACTACGAAGGACTGGTCTACATGCCCTGCACCCAGGAGAACGGCTTCACCCCCGAGATCCCGACGGAAAAAGTGGATGTCATCTATCTCTGCTCGCCGAATAACCCCACCGGGACAGTGGCGACCAGAAAGCAGCTGCAGGCCTGGGTCGAATATGCGCTGAAGAACGAGGCCGTCATCTTCTTCGATGCTGCCTACGAAGCCTATATCACCGAAGCCGGTGTCCCCCATTCCATCTACGAGATCGAAGGCGCAAAAAAATGTGCGATCGAGTTTCGCAGCTTCTCGAAAACCGCCGGCTTCACCGGAGTACGTTGCGGTCTGACCGTGGTACCGGAAGAGCTGATGGGCACGACCGCCAAGGGTGAAAAATTCAGTTTCAACAAGCTCTGGAACCGCCGTCAGTGCACCAAGTTCAACGGCGTATCCTACCCGGTCCAAAAAGCTGCCGCCGCCGTTTACAGTGATGAAGGCTGGGCTCAGGTCAAGGAAATCATCGACTACTACATGGATAACGCACGCATCATTCGTGAAGGCCTGTCGAAAGCCGGAATCATCTGTTTCGGCGGGATCAATGCCCCCTACATCTGGCTGAGAACTCCTGAGGGGATGACCAGTTGGGATTTCTTCGACAAGCTGCTGAGTGAGTGCCACGTCGTTGGCACCCCCGGCTCAGGCTTCGGCCCCTCGGGCGAAGGCTACTTCCGCCTCAGCGCCTTCGGCGACAATGAGAAGGTGAGCGAAGCGGTCACCAGGATCGTGAAGAAGTGGGGAAAATAA
- a CDS encoding fibronectin type III domain-containing protein produces the protein MHRLQLLIGLTLLILLCACGKKGPVRPLQEKVPQAVEAAKILQRGESFQLQWKMPKHNQDGSSLNDLDEILVERIFSTEDEFCSECTTPWPLIARIHPQLPKPAQQVRNLYLLSDSGALKGQVGRYRLSARNKEGALGLALILKQSYRQPVSPPSDVRIIPHDQSLELNWKPTETLEGAVLVGYQIYRRSGTEPFAPLSTNLRPIKETRFADFGLTNGRTYYYRVRSLFKFGEERLESLPSIPVSATPAAG, from the coding sequence ATGCACAGACTCCAGCTTCTTATCGGCTTGACCCTGTTGATCCTGCTCTGTGCCTGTGGCAAAAAGGGCCCGGTGCGGCCACTGCAGGAAAAGGTCCCCCAGGCAGTTGAGGCTGCGAAAATCCTGCAGCGGGGGGAGAGTTTCCAGCTCCAGTGGAAGATGCCGAAGCACAATCAGGACGGATCAAGTCTTAATGATCTCGATGAGATCCTGGTGGAGCGCATCTTCAGCACTGAAGATGAATTCTGTTCAGAGTGCACCACTCCCTGGCCGCTGATTGCACGCATCCATCCTCAACTTCCCAAACCAGCGCAGCAGGTCCGTAATCTTTATCTGTTAAGCGACTCTGGCGCACTAAAGGGCCAGGTGGGGCGCTACCGTTTAAGCGCACGCAATAAGGAGGGGGCGCTTGGTTTGGCGCTTATTCTGAAGCAGAGCTACCGTCAGCCGGTATCTCCGCCAAGCGATGTCCGGATTATACCCCACGATCAATCGCTTGAATTGAACTGGAAGCCGACCGAAACACTTGAAGGGGCGGTGCTCGTCGGTTATCAGATCTATCGCCGCAGCGGGACAGAACCATTCGCCCCACTCTCAACCAATCTGCGCCCGATTAAAGAAACCAGATTCGCCGACTTCGGACTTACAAATGGCCGGACCTATTATTACCGGGTTCGCAGCCTCTTTAAATTCGGCGAAGAACGACTCGAAAGCCTGCCGAGCATCCCGGTTTCGGCAACCCCAGCGGCGGGTTAA